A genomic stretch from Halichoerus grypus chromosome 7, mHalGry1.hap1.1, whole genome shotgun sequence includes:
- the ZNF648 gene encoding zinc finger protein 648 encodes MTQVDLQERWGKVSPLCSLSEEAHDPQILSMSFEREDEDGGEAGDKGSTGDPDTQACPRSSSQVTEDSPDLPWHHPPSEEEKFASSFSAGGVGKEPTVMPGMKASWGRDESKITQTQDSPGPGTAPGTLPGDLSHKLLGRTQPLRESLPAEDDGDSRANLAAALGVPSSFPETGRDFCAQRGVDTSPDNSSLMCFPKPGGSWDLPTQETCTPAQGSAPPASLAAAVLAKARAGRKGQKPEGAREGGQEEAHPYKCLRGGRAFQKPSNPLSPSQPRGTKPYACELCGKAYSHRGTLQQHRRLHTGERPYQCPFCDKAYTWSSDHRKHIRTHTGEKPYPCPDCGKAFVRSSDLRKHQRNMHSNNKPFPCAECGLTFNKPLSLLRHQRTHLGEKPFRCPACDREFAVASRMMEHQRVHSGERPFPCPTCGKCFTKSSNLIEHQTLHTGQRPFKCADCGVAFAQPSRLVRHQRIHTGERPFPCAQCGQAFARSSTLKRHQQIHSGEKGFLCAECGRAFRIASELAQHIRVHNGERPYQCEDCGQAFTRSNHLQRHRAKHSTCKKEPVPSSSDE; translated from the coding sequence ATGACACAGGTGGACCTCCAGGAAAGGTGGGGCAAGGTGTCTCCCCTCTGCAGCTTGAGCGAGGAAGCTCATGACCCCCAGATCCTGAGCATGAGCTTCGAGAGAGAGGATGAAGATGGTGGGGAGGCAGGAGACAAAGGGAGCACTGGGGACCCTGATACCCAGGCCTGTCCAAGAAGCAGCTCCCAGGTGACTGAAGACAGTCCTGACTTGCCATGGCATCATCCGCCCAGCGAGGAAGAGAAATTCGCCAGCTCCTTTAGTGCCGGCGGCGTGGGGAAGGAACCGACGGTGATGCCTGGGATGAAGGCCAGCTGGGGAAGAGATGAGTCCAAGATCACCCAGACCCAGGACTCCCCTGGACCAGGCACAGCTCCGGGGACCCTCCCTGGCGACCTCTCACACAAGTTGTTAGGTCGGACGCAACCGCTTAGGGAATCACTACCTGCCGAAGATGATGGAGACTCCAGGGCAAACCTGGCCGCTGCCTTGGGGGTCCCGTCCAGCTTCCCTGAGACGGGAAGAGATTTCTGTGCACAGAGAGGTGTAGACACGTCCCCAGACAACTCCTCTCTCATGTGTTTCCCCAAGCCCGGGGGCAGCTGGGACCTCCCCACGCAGGAGACGTGCACCCCGGCCCAGGGGTCTGCGCCCCCAGCCAGCCTGGCCGCAGCGGTGCTGGCCAAAGCGCGGGCCGGCAGGAAGGGCCAGAAGCCGGAGGGTGCGCGCGAGGGTGGGCAAGAGGAGGCGCATCCCTACAAGTGCCTACGGGGAGGAAGGGCCTTCCAGAAACCCAGCAACCCTCTGAGTCCCTCGCAGCCGCGGGGCACCAAGCCTTACGCTTGTGAGCTGTGCGGGAAGGCCTACTCCCACCGGGGCACGCTCCAGCAGCACCGGCGGCTGCACACGGGCGAGCGGCCCTACCAGTGCCCCTTCTGCGACAAGGCCTACACTTGGTCCTCGGACCACCGCAAGCACATCCGCACCCACACCGGCGAGAAACCCTACCCGTGCCCGGACTGCGGGAAGGCCTTCGTGCGCTCCTCCGACCTGCGCAAACACCAGCGCAACATGCACAGCAACAACAAGCCCTTCCCGTGCGCCGAGTGCGGTCTGACCTTCAACAAGCCGCTGTCGCTGCTGCGCCACCAGCGCACGCACCTGGGCGAGAAGCCCTTCCGCTGCCCCGCTTGCGACAGGGAGTTCGCCGTGGCCAGCCGAATGATGGAGCACCAGCGTGTGCATTCGGGCGAGcggcccttcccctgccccacctgcGGCAAGTGCTTCACCAAATCCTCCAACCTGATCGAGCACCAGACGCTGCACACCGGCCAGAGGCCCTTCAAGTGCGCCGACTGCGGCGTGGCCTTCGCGCAGCCCTCGCGCCTCGTGCGCCACCAGCGCATCCACACGGGGGAGAGGCCCTTCCCTTGCGCCCAGTGTGGCCAGGCCTTTGCCCGCTCCTCCACCCTGAAGCGGCACCAGCAGATCCACTCCGGGGAGAAGGGCTTCCTCTGCGCGGAGTGCGGCAGGGCCTTCCGAATCGCGTCGGAGCTGGCCCAGCACATCCGGGTGCACAACGGGGAGAGGCCCTACCAGTGCGAGGACTGCGGCCAGGCCTTCACCAGGTCCAATCACCTCCAGCGGCACCGAGCCAAGCACAGTACCTGCAAGAAGGAGCCCGTCCCCTCCTCCTCTGATGAGTGA